In Papaver somniferum cultivar HN1 chromosome 1, ASM357369v1, whole genome shotgun sequence, a genomic segment contains:
- the LOC113287390 gene encoding zinc finger protein AZF2-like, giving the protein MALETSSSFNHHFKHTMDSEEEDLVNNHQDAPWAKRKRSKRSRFSNDSSSPPPPPQTEEEYLALCLIMLAQDRSSTIISSSTNTTASAAAAPQPSTSAAAMTSEKVVNSYNCNVCGKSFGSYQALGGHKASHRTKVTALPTSTTTALPTVSDDQSTTTMNSPVMGNRLGKATRVHECSICHKCFPSGQALGGHKRCHYEGGLVGGGNHSGGGGGNHSGVTSTTTNTSDGAGTNHRNFDLNLLPVQLPSEFWPGFNNIEDEVQSPLTMKKNKISD; this is encoded by the coding sequence ATGGCTCTTGAAACCTCCTCCTCTTTCAATCACCACTTCAAACACACAATGGATTCCGAAGAAGAAGATCTTGTTAACAACCATCAAGACGCACCATGGGCAAAAAGAAAGCGTTCTAAACGTTCTCGTTTTAGCAACGACagttcatcaccaccaccaccgccacaaaCAGAAGAAGAATATCTTGCTCTTTGTCTCATCATGCTTGCTCAAGACCGTTCTAGTACTATTATTTCATCTTCTACAAACACTACCGCATCGGCAGCGGCAGCTCCACAGCCGTCAACATCCGCAGCGGCGATGACTTCGGAGAAAGTAGTAAACAGTTATAATTGTAACGTTTGTGGCAAATCTTTCGGTTCATATCAAGCTCTTGGAGGACATAAAGCAAGTCACCGCACTAAAGTCACTGCACTTCCGACTAGTACTACTACTGCACTGCCCACTGTTTCAGACGATCAATCAACGACAACTATGAACAGCCCGGTGATGGGTAATCGTCTTGGTAAGGCTACAAGGGTTCATGAATGTTCGATTTGTCACAAGTGTTTTCCATCTGGACAAGCTTTAGGTGGGCATAAGCGGTGTCACTACGAAGGTGGTCTTGTTGGCGGTGGGAATCATAGCGGCGGCGGTGGAGGAAATCATAGCGGTGTTACTTCTACCACTACTAATACCTCGGACGGTGCTGGTACCAATCACCGGAACTTCGACTTGAATTTGTTACCGGTTCAATTACCTTCCGAATTCTGGCCTGGTTTTAACAATATTGAAGATGAAGTACAAAGTCCTCTCACTATGAAGAAGAACAAAATTAGTGATTAA